A genomic window from Bradyrhizobium lupini includes:
- a CDS encoding DUF418 domain-containing protein, giving the protein MVAISCESRSGPVNPRQRIETIDVLRGLALLGVLAINVVTEFRVSIFEQFLPAGRPAPPFDRAVETVLMLAVDMKAFALFSLLFGVGLAIQYEHLSTNPHRALLLFRRLIALLMFGLIHLFLIWNGDILTEYAIAGLVVLPFLFGPRWLLSCGAATFLALYLAMQVWSPPGLFPSLASLQRHVLEANQVYAGGSFGQVLAFRVSEIPVIVPLHIYVFPRTIGLFLIGALVWRSNALRKRDRPLLFLTAISCTGLGAVLILLRVSGVVAGVGLGALATPTGTILLAFGYGAMIIAVADLANGKRLLGWAAPLGRMAFTNYLAQSMIFGWIFYGYGLGLFGQLGAAEALAIGLFVYVCQVFVSGWWLDRYRYGPVEWLWRTLMYGILQPMSHDRLTSSSKRPA; this is encoded by the coding sequence ATGGTCGCCATAAGCTGTGAGAGCCGCTCCGGCCCTGTAAACCCAAGGCAGCGCATCGAAACTATCGATGTGCTTCGCGGCCTGGCGTTGCTCGGCGTCCTTGCTATTAACGTCGTCACTGAATTCCGCGTCTCAATCTTCGAGCAGTTCTTACCCGCCGGGCGACCGGCACCTCCGTTTGACCGCGCGGTCGAGACAGTCTTGATGCTCGCGGTCGATATGAAGGCATTTGCCCTGTTCTCACTGTTATTCGGAGTTGGACTTGCCATTCAATATGAGCACCTCTCGACCAACCCGCATCGCGCGCTTCTGTTGTTTCGCCGTCTGATCGCCTTGCTGATGTTTGGACTGATTCACCTTTTCCTGATCTGGAATGGTGACATTCTTACCGAATATGCGATCGCAGGGTTAGTCGTCCTACCATTCCTGTTTGGCCCCCGCTGGCTGCTTTCATGCGGCGCGGCGACATTCCTGGCGCTGTATTTGGCCATGCAGGTGTGGTCCCCTCCTGGATTGTTTCCCAGCTTGGCTTCGTTGCAACGCCATGTGCTTGAAGCCAATCAGGTCTATGCAGGGGGCAGCTTCGGGCAGGTGCTGGCGTTCCGGGTCAGCGAAATCCCAGTGATCGTTCCTCTCCACATCTACGTATTCCCGCGGACGATAGGGCTATTTTTGATTGGTGCCCTCGTCTGGCGCAGCAATGCCTTGAGGAAGCGAGATCGTCCACTCCTGTTCTTGACAGCAATCAGCTGTACTGGGCTAGGCGCAGTCTTGATCCTCCTAAGAGTAAGCGGCGTCGTAGCGGGCGTCGGTCTCGGCGCACTGGCCACTCCCACCGGCACGATCCTGCTGGCTTTCGGCTACGGTGCAATGATCATCGCCGTCGCCGATCTGGCGAACGGCAAGCGATTGCTGGGCTGGGCTGCGCCGCTAGGGCGCATGGCATTCACGAATTACCTCGCTCAGTCCATGATCTTTGGCTGGATTTTCTACGGATACGGCCTCGGGCTATTTGGGCAGCTCGGGGCGGCCGAAGCACTGGCTATCGGGCTTTTCGTCTACGTCTGCCAGGTATTTGTCAGCGGTTGGTGGTTAGACCGGTACAGGTACGGCCCGGTCGAATGGTTATGGCGGACACTGATGTACGGCATACTGCAGCCGATGTCTCATGATCGTCTGACCAGCTCGAGCAAGCGCCCAGCCTAG
- a CDS encoding methyltransferase domain-containing protein has product MEQQGQWQVAGSAPEVYERELVPAVFGPWAPVLIDLARPKLGERVVDIACGTGIVARLAAVKVGPTGIVTGIDLNPGMLNVARSLGMADDAASVQWQEASADKLPSADSAFDIAYCQLGLQFFADRPAALREMRRVLSSRGRLALMVWCGIDQSPGFESLAKILERHIGPAAATIMRAPFGLADADELSRLVAAANFQDITVQRRVGAIEFPSVERFVPSYVAGSPLASHVSQASEVAREHLAEDTKLELGKYVGSSGLSFPIAAHLLTATA; this is encoded by the coding sequence ATGGAGCAGCAAGGTCAGTGGCAGGTCGCTGGTAGTGCGCCCGAAGTGTACGAACGGGAGTTGGTCCCGGCTGTGTTTGGGCCATGGGCCCCCGTCCTGATAGACCTCGCTCGGCCGAAGCTGGGCGAACGCGTAGTCGATATTGCTTGCGGCACTGGAATAGTGGCGCGCCTCGCGGCGGTGAAGGTGGGCCCTACCGGGATCGTGACGGGCATCGATCTCAATCCTGGCATGTTGAACGTGGCACGATCGCTCGGGATGGCCGATGACGCTGCCTCGGTTCAATGGCAGGAGGCCAGTGCAGACAAACTGCCGTCCGCTGACAGCGCGTTTGATATTGCGTACTGCCAACTCGGCCTCCAGTTCTTCGCCGACAGACCAGCTGCTTTGCGCGAAATGCGCAGAGTTCTATCTTCAAGGGGAAGGCTCGCCCTCATGGTGTGGTGCGGCATCGATCAAAGTCCCGGGTTTGAATCTTTAGCCAAAATACTGGAGCGCCACATCGGTCCAGCGGCGGCCACAATCATGCGAGCTCCATTTGGACTCGCCGATGCCGATGAGCTGAGCCGACTTGTCGCTGCTGCGAACTTTCAGGATATCACGGTTCAACGGAGGGTCGGTGCCATCGAATTTCCATCCGTCGAACGATTTGTACCTAGCTATGTTGCGGGTTCGCCACTGGCCAGTCATGTATCGCAAGCAAGCGAGGTGGCTCGCGAACACCTGGCCGAAGATACCAAGTTGGAGTTGGGAAAATACGTGGGTAGTAGCGGGTTATCGTTCCCGATAGCGGCTCACCTACTCACCGCAACTGCTTGA
- a CDS encoding GrlR family regulatory protein, with the protein MLDGLYKVEYGVNDAFGRSIMCMHDGKLLGGNSAFAHLGSYFERDGEIIAEVITERHNDDPNYKPLMGADVAAIGARGRLVGNQIRLAGSADTMPGAGFWANLTRLDDEGLPPQGTIGPGGVVNGLYAIHLRALDGVDAGLSGVMLLMDGRILGGDAFFYYLGSYSSADGRWKGEILNQEHTPAKGENPVFGGYEVGIGFSGTCTADSGELEGIALAGKRSLRLAASLKLMRRA; encoded by the coding sequence TTGCTGGACGGGCTCTACAAGGTTGAATACGGCGTCAACGATGCCTTCGGCCGCAGCATCATGTGCATGCATGATGGCAAGCTGCTGGGCGGAAATTCGGCCTTCGCGCATCTCGGAAGCTATTTCGAGCGCGACGGCGAGATCATCGCCGAAGTCATCACCGAACGGCACAACGACGATCCCAACTACAAGCCGCTGATGGGGGCTGATGTCGCCGCGATCGGCGCGCGCGGCCGACTCGTCGGCAACCAGATCCGTCTCGCGGGCAGCGCGGACACGATGCCGGGCGCCGGTTTCTGGGCCAATCTCACGCGGCTCGATGACGAGGGGTTGCCGCCGCAGGGGACGATCGGTCCAGGCGGGGTGGTGAACGGGCTCTATGCGATCCATCTGCGCGCGCTCGACGGCGTCGATGCCGGGCTCTCCGGCGTCATGCTGCTGATGGACGGCCGCATCCTCGGCGGAGATGCGTTCTTCTACTATCTCGGCTCCTATTCCTCGGCTGACGGCCGCTGGAAGGGCGAGATCCTCAACCAGGAGCATACGCCGGCAAAAGGCGAGAACCCCGTGTTCGGCGGCTATGAGGTCGGAATCGGCTTCTCCGGAACCTGCACGGCGGACAGCGGCGAACTCGAAGGCATCGCGCTCGCCGGCAAGCGCAGCCTGCGGCTCGCGGCCTCGCTCAAGCTGATGCGGCGGGCGTAG
- a CDS encoding tetratricopeptide repeat protein → MRTFLVAILLTLAVPLSAHGQSADLVLCDRVAADPSDPDKPADVRGATEIAASDVATAIKFCKQAASSSRRAMFALGRAYAANRQPADAMAAWRKAADKGSSAAMVELGVAYGTGSGVARDEAQARKLFEKAAQAGNPRGISNLAALGGSGGAAPADPAQARALLGKAAETNAEAQYQLGMMLSEGTGGAKDDAAARALFEKAAAQNHPGALERMGAFAQEGRGGPKDKDAAKSYYERAAALGDEDAKQALERLRCPYAIKDKQGKLVTTLCF, encoded by the coding sequence ATGCGGACTTTCCTCGTTGCCATCCTTCTCACGCTTGCGGTGCCGTTGTCGGCGCATGGGCAATCGGCCGACCTCGTGCTGTGCGACCGGGTCGCGGCCGATCCCAGCGATCCCGACAAGCCGGCCGACGTCAGGGGCGCGACCGAGATTGCGGCCTCCGACGTTGCGACCGCCATCAAGTTCTGCAAGCAGGCCGCGTCGTCGTCGCGGCGCGCGATGTTCGCGCTCGGCCGCGCCTATGCGGCCAACCGGCAACCGGCGGACGCGATGGCAGCCTGGCGCAAAGCTGCCGACAAGGGATCGAGTGCGGCGATGGTCGAGCTCGGCGTGGCCTACGGTACCGGCTCCGGCGTCGCCAGGGACGAAGCGCAGGCGCGGAAATTGTTCGAGAAGGCGGCGCAGGCCGGCAATCCCCGCGGCATCAGCAATCTCGCCGCGCTTGGCGGCAGCGGCGGTGCCGCGCCGGCCGATCCGGCACAGGCGCGCGCATTGCTGGGCAAGGCCGCCGAGACCAACGCGGAGGCGCAGTACCAGCTCGGCATGATGCTCTCCGAAGGCACGGGCGGGGCGAAGGACGACGCCGCGGCGCGCGCGCTGTTCGAAAAGGCTGCCGCGCAAAACCATCCCGGCGCGCTGGAGCGGATGGGCGCCTTCGCGCAGGAGGGCCGCGGCGGGCCAAAGGACAAGGACGCCGCGAAATCCTACTACGAGCGCGCCGCAGCGCTCGGCGACGAGGATGCCAAGCAGGCGCTGGAGCGGCTGCGCTGTCCCTATGCGATCAAGGACAAGCAGGGCAAGCTCGTCACCACGCTGTGCTTCTAA
- a CDS encoding substrate-binding domain-containing protein, whose product METIRMLSTLGLMGAMRSLSSAYETATGVHIDADFAPTLALLKRLRDGEAADLVILTREGLDEMIGEGRVIAESAADLARSFVGIAVRAGQAHPDIATASALRNTLLAARSVAYSRLGASGVYFARLIAQMGIAEEINAKATIVEQGFTAERLVSGEADLAVQQISELKQVEGIEVVGPIPHDLQTPAVFSAGRMTNAENADAADRLLRYLASPEVVPVLRQSGLEP is encoded by the coding sequence ATGGAAACAATTCGCATGCTCTCGACGCTCGGCCTGATGGGCGCGATGCGCAGCCTCTCCTCCGCGTACGAGACCGCGACCGGCGTCCACATCGATGCCGATTTCGCGCCGACGCTGGCGCTGCTCAAACGGTTGCGCGACGGCGAGGCCGCCGATCTCGTCATCCTCACCCGCGAAGGGCTCGACGAGATGATCGGCGAGGGCCGTGTGATCGCCGAGAGCGCTGCCGATCTCGCGCGCTCCTTCGTCGGCATCGCGGTGCGGGCAGGGCAGGCACATCCCGACATCGCCACGGCATCCGCACTGCGCAACACGCTGCTCGCGGCGCGGTCGGTGGCCTATTCGCGACTGGGGGCGAGCGGGGTCTATTTCGCCCGGTTGATCGCGCAGATGGGGATCGCGGAAGAGATCAACGCCAAGGCCACCATCGTCGAGCAGGGCTTTACCGCGGAGCGGCTCGTGAGCGGCGAGGCCGACCTCGCGGTGCAGCAGATCAGCGAGCTGAAGCAGGTCGAAGGCATCGAGGTGGTCGGCCCGATCCCGCACGATCTGCAAACGCCGGCCGTGTTCTCCGCCGGTCGGATGACAAACGCCGAGAACGCCGACGCCGCTGACCGGCTGCTGCGCTATCTGGCATCGCCCGAGGTGGTCCCCGTGCTGCGCCAATCGGGACTCGAGCCTTGA
- a CDS encoding GrlR family regulatory protein, translating into MFEGFYKVRFQLGDRVGRSVMHAGNGKMLGGNSAFAHIGTYVKTEAGVDVVINTVRHNPDPNYRAMAGTDDATLLAKGWADGDLYRFKGELKELPGVPFQSLMTPITEDEMPIAGGVGEAGIADGLYSVHLRMLDGVDGGLTGVMLLNKGRILGGDASFYYLGSYTAANGRWKGQILNQEHTPAKDDPIFGGHEVGIGFSGTYDAEEAVVEATALAGKRSLRLTAALKLMHRA; encoded by the coding sequence GTGTTTGAAGGCTTCTACAAGGTGAGATTTCAGCTCGGCGACCGGGTCGGCCGGAGCGTGATGCATGCCGGCAACGGCAAGATGCTCGGCGGCAATTCGGCCTTCGCCCATATCGGCACCTACGTGAAGACCGAAGCCGGCGTCGACGTCGTGATCAACACCGTCCGCCACAACCCCGATCCGAACTATCGCGCCATGGCGGGCACGGACGATGCGACGTTGCTTGCCAAGGGCTGGGCCGACGGCGATCTCTATCGCTTCAAGGGCGAGCTCAAGGAGCTGCCCGGCGTACCCTTTCAGTCGTTGATGACACCGATCACCGAAGACGAGATGCCGATCGCCGGCGGTGTCGGCGAGGCCGGTATCGCCGACGGGCTCTACTCGGTGCATCTGCGCATGCTCGATGGCGTCGACGGCGGTCTCACCGGCGTGATGCTGCTCAACAAGGGCCGCATCCTCGGCGGCGATGCATCGTTCTATTATCTCGGCAGCTACACCGCCGCCAACGGGCGCTGGAAGGGCCAGATCCTCAATCAGGAGCACACGCCGGCCAAGGACGATCCGATCTTCGGCGGCCACGAGGTCGGCATCGGCTTCTCCGGCACCTATGATGCCGAAGAGGCGGTGGTGGAGGCAACGGCGCTCGCCGGCAAGCGCAGCCTGCGCCTGACCGCCGCGCTCAAGCTGATGCACCGCGCCTGA
- a CDS encoding glutamine synthetase beta-grasp domain-containing protein, producing MTKYKLEYIWLDGYTPTPNLRGKTQIKEFASFPTLEQLPLWGFDGSSTQQAEGHSSDCVLKPVAVFPDGARTNGVLVMCEVMMPDGKTPHPTNKRATILDDSGAWFGFEQEYFFYKDGRPLGFPASGYPAPQGPYYTGVGFSNVGDVARKIVEEHLDLCLAAGINHEGINAEVAKGQWEFQIFGKGSKKAADEMWMARYLMLRLTEKYGIDIEFHCKPLGDTDWNGSGMHANFSTEYMRTVGGKEYFEALMAAFDKNLMDHIAVYGPDNDKRLTGKHETAPWNKFSYGIADRGASIRVPHSFVNNGYKGYLEDRRPNSQGDPYQIASQILKTIASVPADKKAAA from the coding sequence ATGACCAAGTATAAGCTCGAGTACATCTGGCTCGACGGATATACGCCGACTCCGAACTTGCGCGGCAAAACTCAGATCAAGGAATTCGCGTCGTTCCCGACGCTCGAGCAGCTTCCGCTCTGGGGCTTCGATGGCTCCTCCACCCAGCAGGCTGAAGGCCACAGCTCCGATTGCGTGCTGAAGCCGGTCGCGGTGTTCCCGGATGGCGCCCGCACCAACGGCGTGCTCGTGATGTGCGAAGTCATGATGCCCGACGGCAAGACCCCGCACCCGACCAACAAGCGCGCCACCATCCTTGACGATTCCGGCGCCTGGTTCGGCTTCGAGCAGGAATACTTCTTCTACAAGGACGGCCGTCCGCTCGGCTTCCCGGCCTCGGGCTATCCGGCGCCCCAGGGTCCGTACTACACCGGCGTCGGCTTCTCGAACGTCGGCGACGTCGCCCGCAAGATCGTCGAAGAGCATCTCGACCTCTGCCTGGCTGCCGGCATCAACCATGAAGGCATCAACGCGGAAGTCGCGAAGGGCCAGTGGGAATTCCAGATCTTCGGCAAAGGCTCCAAGAAGGCCGCTGACGAAATGTGGATGGCCCGCTACCTGATGCTGCGCCTGACCGAGAAGTACGGCATCGACATCGAGTTCCACTGCAAGCCGCTCGGCGACACCGACTGGAACGGCTCCGGCATGCACGCCAACTTCTCGACCGAGTACATGCGTACGGTCGGCGGCAAGGAGTACTTCGAGGCGCTGATGGCGGCCTTCGACAAGAACCTGATGGACCACATCGCCGTCTACGGCCCGGACAACGACAAGCGTCTGACCGGCAAGCACGAGACCGCGCCCTGGAACAAGTTCAGCTACGGCATTGCCGATCGCGGTGCTTCGATCCGCGTGCCGCACTCCTTCGTCAACAATGGTTACAAGGGCTATCTGGAAGACCGTCGTCCGAATTCGCAGGGCGACCCATACCAGATCGCTTCGCAGATCCTGAAGACGATCGCCTCCGTGCCGGCCGACAAGAAGGCCGCCGCCTAA
- a CDS encoding DUF2735 domain-containing protein has protein sequence MMNNGLSHGSAQIYQFPVGGRSALGGRRNGETRLPANHASLPVNETICSGSWYHQEAVDEAKPKWDR, from the coding sequence ATGATGAACAATGGACTGAGTCACGGATCTGCACAGATCTACCAATTCCCTGTTGGGGGCCGCTCGGCTCTCGGGGGGCGCCGCAACGGTGAGACCCGCCTTCCCGCCAACCACGCCTCGCTTCCCGTGAACGAGACGATTTGCAGCGGCAGCTGGTACCATCAGGAAGCAGTCGATGAAGCCAAGCCGAAATGGGATCGCTGA
- a CDS encoding tyrosine-protein phosphatase: MKDFPARHLALQGASNFRDLGGYPTADGRITRWRQIFRSNHLGQLTAADIEIVRALGVRSAFDFRGVEERAAGVCVVNEIAVHSLPIEPTVVAALRAELGRGRLTAPVALELMRESYRNYVRHNTASFRNLFGHLLEDRAPLVIHCTAGKDRTGFASALILHALGVSDDVIAEDYLLTNQHYKRDASNVSDLPADVLDAIGNVEASYLAAAFEAVGSEYGDLETYLRDGLELGTPERIALKARYLQS, translated from the coding sequence ATGAAAGACTTCCCTGCCCGCCATCTCGCCCTGCAAGGCGCCAGCAATTTTCGCGACCTCGGCGGCTATCCGACCGCAGATGGCCGTATCACGCGATGGCGGCAGATCTTCCGCTCCAACCATCTCGGCCAGCTCACTGCTGCCGATATCGAGATCGTCCGCGCGTTGGGCGTGCGCAGCGCCTTCGATTTTCGCGGCGTCGAGGAACGCGCGGCGGGTGTCTGCGTGGTCAACGAGATCGCCGTGCATTCGCTGCCGATCGAGCCGACAGTCGTGGCTGCGCTGCGCGCCGAGCTCGGCAGGGGCAGGTTGACCGCGCCGGTCGCGCTCGAACTCATGCGCGAATCCTATCGCAACTATGTACGCCACAACACGGCCAGTTTCCGCAACCTGTTCGGGCATCTCCTGGAGGACCGCGCGCCGCTCGTGATCCACTGCACCGCCGGCAAGGACCGCACCGGCTTTGCCAGCGCGCTGATCCTGCATGCGCTCGGCGTATCTGATGACGTCATTGCCGAGGATTATCTGCTGACCAACCAGCACTACAAGCGCGACGCATCAAACGTCTCCGATCTTCCCGCCGATGTTCTCGACGCGATCGGCAACGTCGAGGCCTCGTATCTTGCGGCTGCTTTCGAGGCCGTCGGTAGCGAGTATGGCGATCTCGAAACCTACTTGCGCGACGGTCTCGAGCTCGGCACACCGGAGCGGATCGCACTGAAGGCGCGCTATCTGCAATCGTAG
- a CDS encoding SDR family oxidoreductase yields MQGKVLIVTGALGALGKVVAETALARGARVAGIDHAPSQISAMPERIEIGGVDLSDAAQAKTAVEAAARHFGGLDVLVNIAGGFAFETVGDGDVKTWQRMHALNVLTALNASQAALPHLAASKAGRIVNIGAMGALQAGSGMGPYAASKAGVHRLTEALASEWKGKVTVNAVLPSIIDTKANRADMPKADFAKWVTPQELAEVILFLASDAASGVTGALIPVGGRV; encoded by the coding sequence ATGCAAGGCAAGGTTCTGATCGTGACCGGCGCACTCGGCGCGCTCGGCAAGGTGGTCGCCGAGACCGCGCTGGCACGCGGCGCGCGCGTGGCCGGCATCGACCATGCGCCATCGCAAATCTCCGCGATGCCTGAGCGCATCGAGATCGGCGGCGTCGATCTGTCCGACGCAGCACAAGCAAAGACGGCGGTCGAGGCAGCGGCGAGACACTTTGGCGGGCTCGACGTGTTGGTTAACATCGCCGGTGGCTTCGCCTTCGAGACCGTCGGCGACGGCGACGTCAAGACATGGCAGCGCATGCATGCGCTCAACGTGCTGACGGCACTCAACGCCTCGCAGGCGGCCCTGCCGCATCTGGCCGCGTCCAAGGCCGGCCGCATCGTCAATATCGGGGCCATGGGCGCGCTTCAGGCCGGCTCCGGCATGGGCCCCTATGCGGCGTCGAAAGCCGGCGTCCACCGGCTCACCGAGGCGCTGGCGAGCGAGTGGAAAGGCAAGGTGACCGTGAACGCGGTGCTGCCCTCGATCATCGACACCAAGGCCAACCGCGCCGACATGCCGAAGGCCGACTTCGCCAAATGGGTGACACCGCAGGAACTCGCCGAAGTCATTCTGTTCCTCGCCAGCGATGCCGCCAGCGGCGTCACCGGCGCGCTGATCCCGGTTGGCGGGCGGGTGTAA
- a CDS encoding DUF2161 domain-containing phosphodiesterase — METTLYLPVKRFLEELGFTVKGEIGGCDLVGLSAGDPPVVVIGELKLTFNLELILQAVDRAPAGDEVWIAAKMSARGKGRETDARYRNLCRRLGFGMLGVTDRGQVEVLVKPPTAAPRREPKVRSRLVAEHQRRQGDPALGGSTRAPIMTAYRQQALACASELAAGPRRVSELRRRCPDAGKIMLNNVYGWFERTERGIYGLTEAGQAALKR; from the coding sequence TTGGAAACCACGCTCTATCTGCCTGTCAAACGCTTCCTCGAAGAGCTCGGCTTCACGGTCAAGGGCGAGATCGGCGGCTGCGATCTCGTGGGCCTCAGCGCCGGCGATCCTCCGGTGGTGGTGATCGGCGAGCTCAAGCTGACCTTCAATCTCGAGCTGATCCTTCAGGCGGTCGATCGTGCACCGGCCGGCGACGAGGTCTGGATTGCGGCAAAGATGTCAGCGCGCGGCAAGGGACGCGAGACCGACGCACGGTATCGCAATCTCTGTCGCCGCCTCGGCTTCGGCATGCTCGGGGTGACCGACCGCGGTCAGGTCGAGGTGCTGGTGAAGCCGCCGACGGCAGCCCCACGCCGGGAGCCGAAGGTCCGTTCGCGCCTGGTCGCAGAGCATCAGCGCCGCCAGGGCGATCCGGCGCTGGGCGGCAGCACGCGCGCGCCGATCATGACGGCCTATCGGCAGCAGGCACTGGCCTGCGCCTCGGAGCTCGCGGCAGGCCCGCGGCGGGTGAGCGAATTGCGCCGGCGCTGTCCCGATGCCGGCAAGATCATGCTTAACAATGTGTATGGCTGGTTCGAACGCACCGAGCGGGGAATCTACGGGCTGACGGAAGCTGGCCAGGCGGCGCTGAAACGCTAG
- a CDS encoding N-acetyltransferase family protein, whose translation MSLAADFGLEITNRPKSVQGYVRTLSQQEELPLLRDHLLRLDAESRHDRFNGFLDDSFIERYAARCAEDGTVIVAYIVDGVVRGAAELHPPEGDSLPEVAFSVEASARRQNVGTVLFSRLIAEARWKGYKRLRITTGAENHPMRALARKFGAHLQFRHGGSTGTIDLAKAPEDELADLAASPFRAGRALISFNSTCWKIISSIYGNRAA comes from the coding sequence TTGTCACTCGCAGCAGATTTTGGACTTGAAATAACCAACCGCCCGAAGTCCGTTCAGGGCTACGTGCGGACCTTGAGCCAGCAGGAAGAATTGCCGCTTTTGCGCGATCACCTGCTGAGGCTCGATGCCGAAAGCCGGCACGACCGCTTCAACGGTTTTCTCGACGACAGTTTTATCGAGCGTTACGCCGCCCGCTGTGCCGAGGACGGCACCGTTATTGTCGCCTATATCGTCGATGGCGTGGTCCGCGGTGCGGCCGAGCTGCATCCGCCCGAGGGCGATTCGCTGCCCGAGGTCGCCTTCAGCGTGGAAGCTTCGGCGCGGCGCCAGAACGTCGGCACCGTGCTGTTCAGCCGCCTGATCGCGGAAGCGCGCTGGAAAGGCTACAAGCGCCTGCGCATCACCACCGGCGCCGAGAATCACCCGATGCGCGCGCTCGCCAGGAAGTTCGGGGCGCATCTGCAATTCCGTCATGGCGGATCGACCGGCACGATCGATCTCGCCAAGGCGCCTGAGGACGAACTCGCTGATCTCGCGGCCTCGCCATTCAGGGCCGGCCGCGCTCTTATCAGCTTCAACTCGACCTGCTGGAAGATCATCTCCAGCATCTACGGCAATCGCGCCGCCTGA
- a CDS encoding PaaI family thioesterase produces the protein MTPLDKLKAMKMPFAELKGVEFVEAERDRVVARMTVRPDLCTLHHTIHGGAVMALADSVGAAATVINLPEDAKGTTTLESKTNFIGGAKEGTTVIATATPIHRGRRTQVWTTRLETEDGKLVAVVTQTQLVLV, from the coding sequence ATGACGCCGCTCGATAAACTTAAAGCAATGAAGATGCCGTTTGCCGAACTCAAGGGCGTCGAGTTCGTCGAGGCCGAGAGGGATCGCGTGGTGGCGCGGATGACGGTCAGGCCCGATCTCTGCACGCTTCATCATACCATTCACGGCGGCGCGGTGATGGCGCTGGCCGATTCCGTCGGCGCGGCGGCCACCGTGATCAATCTGCCGGAGGACGCCAAGGGCACGACCACGCTCGAGAGCAAGACCAACTTCATCGGCGGGGCCAAGGAGGGAACCACGGTAATCGCGACCGCCACCCCAATCCACAGAGGCCGGCGGACCCAGGTCTGGACCACCCGGCTGGAGACCGAGGACGGCAAGCTGGTTGCCGTTGTGACGCAGACCCAGCTGGTCCTGGTGTGA
- the kynU gene encoding kynureninase: MTKLRVYDDTKALFHMPDGVIYLDGNSLGALPLGVAERVSRVITAEWGDDLIRAWNTAGWYAQPRHVGDRIARLIGAEAGSVMVGDTLSLKVYQALAAALDMNASRKVVLSDTGNFPTDLYMAEGLIATLGRGHQLRLVAPEEIEASLSEEIAVLYITEVDYRTGRRHDMAKLTARAHALGIVTVWDLAHSAGALPVDLAGTGADFAAGCTYKYINAGPGAPAFLYVAPRHADSVRAALSGWMGHAKPFAFELAYAAAGGVERMRVGTPPVLAMAALEASLDIWDRVDIAEVRARSLALGDLLIAEVERRCPSLKLVTPRTHERRGSQVSFAYGGGYAAMQALIARGVIGDFRAPDIMRFAITPLYIGEGEIVRAAEFIEEVIAGEIWRRPEYQVVNAVT, encoded by the coding sequence ATGACCAAGCTTCGCGTCTACGACGACACCAAAGCGCTGTTCCATATGCCGGACGGTGTGATCTATCTCGACGGCAATTCGCTCGGCGCGTTGCCGCTTGGCGTTGCCGAGCGCGTCAGCCGCGTCATCACCGCCGAGTGGGGCGATGACTTGATCCGCGCCTGGAATACGGCTGGCTGGTATGCCCAGCCGCGCCATGTCGGCGATCGCATCGCGCGCCTGATCGGTGCGGAAGCCGGCTCCGTCATGGTCGGAGATACGCTGTCGCTCAAGGTCTATCAGGCGCTCGCCGCCGCGCTCGACATGAACGCGTCGCGCAAGGTCGTTCTATCGGACACCGGCAACTTTCCGACCGACCTCTACATGGCCGAAGGCCTGATCGCGACCCTTGGCCGTGGCCATCAATTGCGCCTGGTGGCGCCGGAGGAGATCGAGGCTTCGTTGTCGGAGGAGATCGCGGTGCTCTACATCACCGAGGTCGATTACCGCACCGGACGGCGCCACGACATGGCGAAGCTGACTGCAAGAGCGCATGCGCTCGGCATCGTCACGGTCTGGGACCTCGCGCATTCGGCCGGCGCGCTGCCGGTTGACCTTGCAGGCACCGGCGCGGATTTCGCCGCTGGATGCACCTACAAATACATCAACGCCGGCCCCGGCGCGCCGGCCTTCCTCTACGTTGCGCCGCGCCACGCCGACAGCGTGCGCGCCGCTTTGTCGGGTTGGATGGGGCATGCAAAGCCGTTCGCGTTCGAGCTTGCCTATGCGGCCGCAGGTGGCGTTGAGCGCATGCGCGTGGGAACGCCGCCGGTGCTGGCAATGGCGGCATTGGAAGCTTCGCTCGACATCTGGGATCGCGTCGATATTGCCGAGGTCCGGGCCCGCTCGCTGGCCCTCGGCGATCTCCTGATTGCCGAGGTCGAACGCCGCTGTCCGTCCTTGAAGCTTGTTACGCCGCGCACGCATGAGCGTCGCGGCTCTCAGGTCTCCTTCGCCTACGGCGGCGGCTATGCCGCGATGCAAGCTCTCATCGCCCGCGGCGTCATCGGCGATTTCCGCGCGCCTGACATCATGAGATTTGCCATCACGCCGCTGTATATCGGTGAGGGCGAGATCGTGCGGGCAGCCGAGTTCATCGAAGAAGTGATTGCGGGCGAAATTTGGCGGCGGCCGGAGTATCAGGTGGTGAATGCGGTGACGTGA